AAAAGAGGAAGATTTATTTAAATATGTTTTTTATCCGAAGCATTTAAAATCTGAATTGAAATTTTACATTTTGCAGAATATTGGGAGATTTAAAGATTTTATTGAGCTTTTGGAAAATACGGAGCACGCTTTAAAAAACGAAATCCCAAAGGGAATTTTGAATAAAATTTATAAACTTATAAAAGTTTAAAAGAGTAAAAAAATTTTGTTGTGTAGGTTTTAGGGGTCAAGCTGATTTAATCTATTCTTGGAATTTTTCAATTCTTAAGATTGGTATGTCCTTGCCAATAAACCTTCAAAAATATTTAAATAAAAGCAAAAATAAATCAAACGAGTTTTAGAAAATGTGACTCAATTGGCGAAGCTGTGAGGAAAAACAAAAAACAAAAAGTCATTAAGTTGTAATTCGCGGGAATTTAGTTGTATAAAATCTTTCGTTTGTTGTCAGCGAAACGTGTCGAAACGAAAGAGAATCCAAAGCAAACAAAAAAAGAAAACACTGCAGCTGCACTAATTAAAACAAAACCAAAAAATCGAATACTTATCAAATTAAAAGTTTGTGTCAGAAAAAAATATAAATATTAGGAAATAAAATGAATAATTCCGGTATTCATGCAAATCAAAATATAAATGGCAGCTCTAAAATTATTCAATATAAGCCAAAAACAATTTTAGATTATTTTAACATGATCCGTCAGCATTGGTTACATGTAGTGATAATATTTTTAATTGTATTTGCATTATCAATTGGATACGCTATTTCCGCGACAGATATTTATCAAGCTGAAACGACATTAAAAATCTCTCCGCCCGAAGGAAATATTCTTGAGGCGCCGCTTCTTAATGAACTTGGCAGCGGCGGAAGCCAATCCGATAGATTCATCGCTAATGAAATCCACACAATGAACAATATTACTATTAGAGAAAGAGTCGCGCAGGTTATTATAGATTCTTTCAAAGTTTTGGGTCAAAAAGATAAATTCTCATTAATATTCAACAAAAACATTTTTAATAAAAATTCGGGTGATTTAAAATCGGATAAAACAATTGCAAACATGCTGAAAAATATTGTTTCCATCAACCAAGTGCCGAAATTGGATTTTATCGAAATAACCTGCGAAAGTCCATCGCCGTTTGAAGCTTCTTTAATCGCGAACGCGTATGCCGATGTTTACAGGGAATTCAATCTGCTCGATAACAGAAAGCAAGTCTCAAGAGTTAAGGAATTTTTGGAAAACCAAAAACAGCATAAATTCGACGATTTAAAACAGCCGAAAATGATTATAAAATTTATCAGCTTAAAGGCGGCGCGATTGAATTGGACGCGCAGGCTTCAAATTTAATAAATTCAATGACGGATTTGGAATCGAAAGTGCAAAGCGTATCTATCGATTTGGCAATTTCAAAAAGCGCGTTGGACCAATACAAAAGTGAATTGAGAAAACAGGATATGTCGGTTTCAAAATATCTTGAGTCAAAAGCCAACGAGCCGTTTTTGCTGAAACTGCAGGAACAAATCGCCGAAATAGAAGCGCAGAAGGAATTCGCCAAACTTGGTAAAACACGATCAGACAATAAAGACGATTTAATAAAACAGTATGATAATAAAATTTTAACGCTAAGGGAAACTCTCGGCAAAAAACGGATGAATTCCAAAATACAATTCTTGCCGCGAGTCCGCAGGAAATTAAAGCTCTTACTCAAAAAATATTTGAGGAAGAAGTAAAATATAATTCACTCAAATCATCTCACGCGCAATTATCAAAATACTTAAATGATTTTAAAGGCAGATTCGATAAACTTCCCGAAAGGTCTATTGATCTTGCCAGACTGGAAAGACAAAGATCCGCTGACGAAAAATTATATCTTCTCCTCGAAGAAAAATATCAGGAAGCTTTAATTAACGAACAGGCAACTTCAGGAAGCGTTTTAATTTTAAGCAACGCAAGAATTCCCGAGGTACCCGCCAAACCATCGCGTTTAAGAATTATTTTAATAGGCTTGTCTTTGGGTTTGGGACTCGGATTCGCTTATGCGATTCTGAGAAATATGTTCGATAAATCCGTTAAAAGCCCCGAAGACATTGAAGACGCCGATATCAGCTTCCTGACATGGATTCCCGAAATAGCGTCATTTAATACTACGGGAAAATTTTCGGAACTTATCGTCGCCGATGAAACAAACACAATAGCATCCGACGCGTTTAAATCTTTACGAACAATAATAAGGTACGCGAAAATAGACGGCAACGCGAAAGTAATTTTAGTTACTTCCTCGGCTCCGTCCGAAGGAAAATCCTTGGTTTCGCTCAATCTCGCGGGCAGTTTCGCTCAAGCAAGAAATAAAACGGTTATTATAGACTGTGACCTAAGAAGACCCAGAATACATAATATGGTCGGATTAACAAGAATTCCCGGTTTTACGGATTACCTTGTGGGGAAATGCAGTTATGAAGATTTATTTAAAAAAACAAGTATCGAAGATCTGTTTGTAGTTCCCGCCGGCACTATTCCGCCTAACCCGACAGAATTACTTGACTCGAAAGGAATGAAATCATTTTTAAATCGTTTAAGAAATGATTTTAATATAGTGATTTTAGATTCGCCGCCTTTGGTAACTCTCGCGGATTCTATTATTCTTTCAAGAATAGTGGATGAAACAGTACTTGTCGCTATGGCAAATAAAACCGATCTCGATCTTGTAAAGAAATCCGTTGAACAGCTTAAGAAAATTGAGGAACCGACTTTCATAGGCGTACTTTTGAATAAATTCAACTTGAAAAATAATTACGGCTCCTACTATTATAAATATGCCTATACGTATTCGAGGAACGGGAACCATAAAAATAAATCTATTTTTGCCAAACAGAAATCAAACGGAAAAACTCATATTGATGAAAAGGGAAATTCCGTTGATATAAAAACCGAGGACATACCAAGCAATTAGGTTAACACGGGTTAGACCCCTAACCTACATACCCAACTTTGAAGGACCCGTCTGGATAAGTTGGGTGGATTTATTATCAAATAATTTGGTGTTTATGTCTATATGGAAATAAACATTATGTAAATAAATATTTACATGTAAATATTACCTAATCGAAACAAGAATGAAGAAAATACTATTATTTTTAATGATAACTTTGAGGCTATATGGAACAACTTATTACATAGATGCAACAAATGGTAATGATAATTATGATGGTTTAACTCCAGAAACGTCTTGGCAAACTATTTCAAAATTAAATACAATGTATTTTAATCCTGGAGATGAAATATTATTTAAACGAGGGGAAGAATGGAGGGAGCAATTTAATCCTACTTCAAGTGGTTCAGAAAAATTTCCAATAATAATCGGAGCATATGGGTCAGGTAATAAACCAATATTTAATGGTGCAGATCAAGTAACTGGATTTGTTGAAATGGAGAATAATATTTATAATATTGAATCACCAAGAATCGATTTGGGAGCAATTATTGTAGTTATTGATGGACTAGAATTGAAAAGAGTAGAAACTATAAGCGAACTAACAAATGGAACATTT
The sequence above is drawn from the Ignavibacteriota bacterium genome and encodes:
- a CDS encoding CpsD/CapB family tyrosine-protein kinase; the protein is MFDKSVKSPEDIEDADISFLTWIPEIASFNTTGKFSELIVADETNTIASDAFKSLRTIIRYAKIDGNAKVILVTSSAPSEGKSLVSLNLAGSFAQARNKTVIIDCDLRRPRIHNMVGLTRIPGFTDYLVGKCSYEDLFKKTSIEDLFVVPAGTIPPNPTELLDSKGMKSFLNRLRNDFNIVILDSPPLVTLADSIILSRIVDETVLVAMANKTDLDLVKKSVEQLKKIEEPTFIGVLLNKFNLKNNYGSYYYKYAYTYSRNGNHKNKSIFAKQKSNGKTHIDEKGNSVDIKTEDIPSN